A genomic segment from Lignipirellula cremea encodes:
- a CDS encoding DUF1295 domain-containing protein has product MAIEYVLLLNLTAILVLVFSLWLLSLLLHDASIVDIFWGSGFVVTAWVSLWAGGRLAPQQLVLALMVSVWGLRLAGYLAWRNMGKPEDYRYAEMREHHGPWFPLVSLFTVFGLQGVLMWVISLPIQVGVSQNPAWYPGMVIGVILWIVGLFFETVGDYQLARFKADPANRGRVMNRGLWRYTRHPNYFGDFLAWWGFYFFAVQPDSWWWTIVGPLLMSFLLIRVSGVRLLESSLRRRVDGYEAYVRNTSPFFPLPPRRATND; this is encoded by the coding sequence ATGGCGATCGAATACGTTCTGCTCCTTAATCTTACGGCGATTCTGGTCCTGGTCTTCTCGCTGTGGCTCCTGAGTCTGCTGCTGCACGATGCAAGCATTGTCGATATTTTCTGGGGAAGCGGCTTCGTCGTCACGGCCTGGGTCTCGCTCTGGGCGGGCGGCCGGCTGGCGCCACAGCAACTGGTGCTGGCGTTGATGGTGAGCGTGTGGGGCTTGCGACTGGCCGGTTATCTGGCCTGGCGAAACATGGGCAAGCCGGAAGACTACCGCTATGCCGAAATGCGGGAACATCATGGCCCGTGGTTCCCGCTGGTGAGCCTGTTCACCGTGTTCGGCCTGCAGGGCGTCCTGATGTGGGTCATCAGCCTGCCGATCCAGGTCGGCGTCAGCCAGAATCCGGCCTGGTATCCGGGAATGGTGATCGGCGTGATCTTGTGGATTGTCGGCCTGTTTTTTGAAACGGTCGGCGACTACCAGCTGGCCCGTTTTAAAGCCGATCCCGCCAACCGCGGTCGCGTGATGAATCGCGGCTTGTGGCGGTACACGCGGCATCCCAACTACTTCGGCGACTTCCTGGCGTGGTGGGGGTTCTATTTCTTCGCCGTGCAGCCAGACTCCTGGTGGTGGACGATCGTGGGGCCGCTGCTGATGTCGTTCCTGCTGATCCGCGTCTCGGGCGTACGCCTGCTGGAGAGTTCGTTACGCCGTCGCGTGGACGGTTATGAGGCGTATGTGCGCAACACAAGCCCCTTTTTCCCCCTCCCGCCCCGGCGAGCGACGAACGACTGA
- a CDS encoding SAM-dependent methyltransferase: MNLMELAETGFVPDWLIRIGIRRLLAKRKQAVTTNDLAEFTDQLRHSPLAVATDTANTQHYEVPSAFFEKVLGPRLKYSSCWYEQTDATLAEAEEAMLRQTCQRADLRDGMRVLELGCGWGSLTLWMAEQHPACEIVAVSNSASQRQFIEQRARDRRLFNVQVITADMRDFDAGDTFDRVVSVEMFEHMRNYELLFRRVASWMKPDGKAFVHIFCHRDSPYLFETEGAENWMGRHFFTGGMMPSEDLFGRFSDDLTIQQQWRVSGLHYWRTCEAWLKNLDQNRTAIRDRFRQDFSDRESDLRLQRWRIFFLACAELFRYRNGEEWFVAHYLFERTITRQPQRRVEHHDRLSQVRPGPFG, encoded by the coding sequence ATGAACCTGATGGAACTTGCCGAAACGGGCTTCGTACCGGACTGGCTGATACGCATTGGCATTCGGCGATTGCTGGCGAAACGGAAACAGGCCGTTACCACGAACGATCTGGCGGAGTTCACGGACCAGCTTCGACACAGCCCCCTGGCGGTCGCGACCGACACGGCCAACACGCAGCATTACGAAGTGCCGTCCGCTTTTTTTGAGAAGGTGCTGGGTCCGCGATTAAAGTACAGCTCTTGCTGGTACGAGCAAACGGACGCCACGCTGGCCGAAGCGGAAGAGGCCATGCTCCGCCAGACGTGCCAGCGGGCGGACCTCCGCGACGGCATGCGGGTGCTGGAACTTGGCTGCGGCTGGGGATCGCTCACACTCTGGATGGCGGAGCAGCACCCGGCGTGCGAGATCGTGGCCGTCTCCAACTCCGCCAGCCAGCGCCAGTTTATCGAGCAGCGTGCGCGGGACCGCCGGCTGTTCAATGTCCAGGTGATTACGGCCGACATGCGAGATTTCGATGCGGGCGATACGTTCGACCGGGTCGTGTCGGTGGAAATGTTCGAGCATATGCGAAACTACGAGCTACTGTTTCGCCGCGTGGCAAGCTGGATGAAGCCGGACGGCAAAGCGTTTGTCCATATCTTTTGCCATCGCGATTCGCCCTATCTATTTGAGACCGAAGGGGCGGAAAACTGGATGGGCCGCCACTTTTTTACCGGCGGGATGATGCCCTCAGAAGATCTGTTCGGCCGCTTCTCCGACGACCTGACGATCCAGCAGCAATGGCGGGTCAGCGGCCTGCACTACTGGCGCACCTGCGAGGCCTGGTTAAAGAATCTGGACCAGAATCGGACCGCGATCCGCGATCGCTTCCGGCAGGACTTCTCCGACCGCGAGTCGGATCTCCGCTTGCAGCGCTGGCGGATCTTTTTCCTGGCCTGCGCCGAACTGTTCCGCTATCGTAACGGGGAGGAGTGGTTCGTCGCGCATTACCTGTTCGAACGAACGATCACCCGTCAGCCGCAGCGCCGGGTCGAACACCATGATCGTCTCTCTCAGGTCCGCCCTGGGCCGTTTGGGTAG
- a CDS encoding IS1096 element passenger TnpR family protein translates to MSDFTPTQGRYLAYIHRYIEGFGLPPAESEIAEAVGVSPPSVNQMMKTLEKKGLIRRQPGVARSIEILIDPDTLPPWKGKRITRTVTEWVRVRPPAESLPADTKVYRLKITLRGASPPIWRRIETTDVTLGKLHELIQTAMGWTNSHLHQFEVGDLRLMDSRLFMDDFQDLGAMDYAGVRLSHLLAPQGSKKQLIYLYDFGDGWEHKVTLEAVSLVEPGVSYPRCTGGKRACPPEDVGGVWGFVDFVAAVTDPDHSEHDAMLEWYGPFDPAAFDPKEATQQMKEGLPEW, encoded by the coding sequence ATGAGCGACTTTACCCCGACCCAGGGACGTTATCTGGCCTACATCCATCGTTATATCGAGGGCTTTGGCCTGCCGCCGGCAGAGTCGGAGATCGCCGAGGCCGTCGGAGTCTCGCCGCCTTCGGTGAATCAAATGATGAAGACGCTTGAGAAGAAGGGGCTGATTCGGCGCCAGCCGGGCGTCGCCCGTTCGATCGAAATCCTGATCGACCCCGACACGCTTCCCCCATGGAAGGGGAAACGGATTACCCGCACGGTGACCGAGTGGGTCCGCGTCCGTCCGCCGGCCGAATCGCTGCCTGCCGACACGAAAGTGTATCGCCTGAAGATTACGCTGCGGGGCGCGTCCCCTCCCATCTGGCGGCGGATAGAAACAACCGACGTGACGCTGGGAAAGCTGCACGAGCTGATTCAAACCGCCATGGGCTGGACCAATTCGCATTTGCACCAGTTCGAGGTGGGAGACCTCCGCTTAATGGACTCGCGGCTCTTTATGGACGACTTCCAAGACCTCGGAGCGATGGATTATGCGGGCGTGCGTCTCAGCCATCTCTTGGCGCCGCAGGGTTCGAAAAAGCAGCTGATCTACCTGTACGACTTTGGCGACGGCTGGGAGCACAAGGTGACCTTGGAGGCCGTGAGCCTGGTCGAGCCAGGCGTCAGTTATCCGCGGTGCACCGGCGGCAAGCGAGCTTGCCCGCCTGAAGATGTGGGCGGGGTCTGGGGTTTCGTCGATTTCGTCGCCGCCGTCACCGACCCGGATCACAGCGAGCACGATGCCATGCTCGAGTGGTACGGCCCCTTCGACCCGGCCGCGTTCGACCCGAAAGAGGCCACGCAGCAGATGAAGGAAGGGCTGCCGGAATGGTGA
- a CDS encoding SHD1 domain-containing protein has protein sequence MAVCFLAIPSGLFAAEPELRTWSSSDGRFSTEARLVALQGGMVTLQKSTGETISAPLRSLSLQDRDYVLQREDPADPAVALFLKARTEQQPLEYVPVSEFSTAPQRRIDYLAVSRDESRALTCSNLPAGTSFVWDPATGDKICQLERSGPLNAAALGPAGKIAVISDSTRVEVFDASTGKRRNTFPVPQEAQGEIVSLTVSDDAQWYIAITADRRILRHRLSDGQGLASPPVPHEGGGRSEYFAVGPHGQAVLMSSNPAILNLYRDQGDATKVETIRLEHKAEPHAAAWSDSMTAFACSKHQLLVFLKVDDGWKRLDPMWLRLQDVARMVIAPDEEMVVLQGDGKKIQIFDISTGDIQYAEEPEPHLPKVIGSSGLTLYASYGNHFCCWKTPYREQPKTVWFRETKELLRQGEFETLDRLAGLCLADPTPFSWGELSKFDSFIDALLAPVNLRDFGDFHAVKRTAKAKAWREKNPESIAARVLLAGYQINDAWHARGDGYGDSVTPEGWRTFHAGITDAKETLEPVMQGDDPPARAYWFLFIVAMAKGWEGEQMAPLLTAFFQRYPDYTEGHQLIAQRLMPRWGGEEGETTAYIEKVADTIGGERGDIAYANMTIDQLKFHASDKFFEETRFQYDRMIRGLLALARNPNQKSYAVNYGMFFAWVQRDKATGLKFYALLDDPRYEGRWKPWGYEGLFDYVIHWLETEE, from the coding sequence ATGGCTGTCTGCTTCCTGGCGATCCCGTCAGGACTCTTCGCTGCGGAACCGGAGCTTCGCACCTGGAGTTCGTCCGACGGCCGGTTCTCGACAGAGGCCCGGCTGGTCGCACTGCAGGGCGGCATGGTCACTCTGCAGAAGAGCACCGGCGAAACGATTTCGGCGCCGTTGCGGTCCCTGAGTCTGCAGGATCGCGACTACGTGCTCCAGCGAGAGGACCCGGCCGACCCGGCCGTGGCGCTGTTTCTCAAGGCCCGCACGGAACAACAGCCGCTGGAATATGTTCCGGTGAGCGAGTTTTCCACGGCGCCCCAGCGGCGGATCGACTATCTGGCCGTTTCACGCGACGAATCACGAGCGTTGACCTGCAGCAATCTGCCCGCAGGGACGAGCTTTGTCTGGGATCCGGCGACCGGCGACAAGATCTGCCAGCTGGAGCGCAGTGGGCCGCTGAACGCCGCCGCCCTTGGTCCTGCCGGCAAGATCGCCGTGATCAGCGATTCGACCAGGGTCGAGGTCTTCGATGCGTCCACCGGCAAACGGCGGAACACGTTTCCCGTGCCCCAGGAAGCGCAGGGCGAGATCGTTTCTCTGACCGTCTCCGACGACGCCCAGTGGTACATCGCCATCACGGCGGATCGCCGCATCCTGCGCCATCGCCTGAGCGACGGCCAGGGCCTGGCCTCGCCGCCGGTTCCCCATGAAGGCGGCGGCCGGAGCGAGTATTTCGCCGTCGGACCGCACGGGCAGGCCGTGCTGATGAGCAGCAATCCGGCCATCCTGAATTTGTATCGCGACCAGGGCGACGCCACGAAAGTCGAAACGATCCGGCTGGAGCACAAGGCGGAACCGCACGCCGCGGCCTGGTCGGATTCGATGACGGCGTTTGCCTGCAGCAAACATCAACTGCTGGTTTTCCTGAAGGTTGACGACGGCTGGAAACGCCTGGATCCGATGTGGCTCAGGCTGCAAGACGTCGCCCGGATGGTGATTGCGCCCGATGAAGAAATGGTGGTGCTGCAGGGAGACGGGAAGAAGATCCAGATCTTCGACATCTCGACCGGCGACATCCAGTACGCGGAGGAGCCGGAGCCCCATCTGCCCAAAGTCATCGGCTCCAGCGGGCTCACGCTGTACGCTTCCTACGGCAACCATTTCTGCTGCTGGAAGACGCCCTATCGGGAACAGCCCAAAACCGTCTGGTTCCGTGAGACGAAGGAATTGTTGCGCCAGGGCGAGTTCGAAACGCTCGACAGGCTGGCGGGACTCTGTCTGGCCGATCCCACGCCGTTTTCCTGGGGCGAACTTTCCAAGTTCGATTCGTTTATCGACGCGCTGCTGGCGCCCGTCAACCTGCGCGATTTTGGCGATTTCCACGCCGTCAAACGGACCGCGAAAGCGAAAGCCTGGCGGGAGAAAAATCCAGAATCCATCGCGGCCCGCGTGCTGCTGGCCGGGTATCAGATCAACGACGCCTGGCATGCACGCGGCGACGGCTACGGCGATTCCGTCACGCCCGAAGGCTGGCGGACTTTCCATGCCGGCATCACCGACGCCAAAGAAACCCTGGAGCCAGTCATGCAGGGCGACGATCCGCCCGCCCGCGCTTACTGGTTCCTGTTTATTGTCGCCATGGCCAAAGGCTGGGAAGGCGAACAGATGGCGCCCCTGCTGACCGCCTTCTTCCAGCGCTACCCTGACTACACGGAGGGGCATCAGCTGATCGCCCAGCGTTTGATGCCGCGCTGGGGCGGAGAGGAAGGGGAGACGACCGCCTATATCGAAAAGGTCGCCGATACCATCGGCGGCGAACGGGGCGACATCGCCTATGCCAATATGACCATCGACCAGCTCAAGTTCCACGCGAGCGATAAATTTTTTGAAGAGACCCGCTTCCAGTACGACCGCATGATCCGCGGTCTGCTTGCTCTGGCGCGGAATCCGAATCAAAAATCGTACGCGGTCAACTACGGCATGTTCTTCGCCTGGGTGCAGCGGGATAAAGCGACCGGACTGAAGTTCTACGCCCTGCTCGACGACCCCCGCTACGAAGGGCGGTGGAAGCCCTGGGGCTACGAAGGCCTGTTCGACTACGTGATTCACTGGCTGGAAACCGAAGAGTAG
- a CDS encoding formylglycine-generating enzyme family protein, giving the protein MSIHQPACGKRFPLFPAGICLALLISLAPASAAEPVWKGWSPEAPAPAVFPFDAAQARTHQQAWAEYLQVPATQNVALPGGEKIQLQLIPPGEFRMYQTYKEPEISVLTHAFWMSETEVTQAQWQAVMGEQVLPDKRLFAQIKVGPQYPVTFLLVEDVVKFCDKLTQQIKAAGKLPDGYQFDLPTSAQWEFACRSGSNTPYYYGEDAAQMPDYAWFFDNAGDPQAEHRNFQSPHAHAVGLKKPNAWGLFDMYGNLMEPCQDENGFNPGGIDPLKRQGDGPRIVRGGNFITTFEKMSLRYHPDLWRGAATKFHGLRLVLSRPLIPSSDRPPQVASLPAPARPLPPTPEPNKPETPRPEPVWTGWPADAPPAAVFPFDADQAKVHQQDWAEYAQQPIVKVIPLGNDEQITMILIPPGKFTLAPDVRLRRQAEITAVITQPFWIAETEVTQGQWEAVMGPQKLSERDAASIRHGPNYPASCIPSDDLVAFYQKLAEKVRTLDLLPPGYEMDFPTAAQWEFACRAGTNTAWYFGDDPQLLPEHAWFGELAANPEDLHMTFGRPHAQKVKLKKPNPWGLYDLLGNLAEACKDNEDYPFAGGIDPFNFNTGKRRICSGASFNDPLEKFRLGYHELYPGRNGSTICGLRPVMTLPVLYRRPPAEPPLEIPELVVKHPDGGRSWPESAPPRASMPCDAQQARRLQEAWAAYLQQPVEKTVALPRNESLTLRLIPPGDFMMGAAPESFQARIADQYPQHQVWITRPFYLGKFEITRLQWNSVMVHRSEARLNGDYLPQSGLTMSQVEDFLAALNQHAAGQGVRFVLPTEAQWEYACRAGSADPWSSGGAEDDLLSVCWYRSSMIPGRPAQAQAVGQLNANAFGLHDMHGNLGEWCADLYARDAYQKASANDPTGPSSGLDYVVRGGMHQEPALLVRSAARAHGSPVEASTRIGVRVALIFLDE; this is encoded by the coding sequence ATGTCGATCCACCAACCCGCCTGCGGCAAGCGTTTCCCCCTCTTCCCCGCCGGAATCTGCCTCGCCCTGCTGATCAGTCTGGCGCCCGCGTCCGCGGCGGAGCCCGTCTGGAAGGGCTGGTCCCCGGAGGCGCCAGCGCCGGCCGTCTTCCCTTTCGACGCGGCCCAGGCCAGAACCCATCAGCAGGCCTGGGCCGAATACCTGCAGGTCCCGGCGACGCAGAACGTCGCTTTGCCCGGCGGAGAGAAAATCCAACTGCAGCTGATTCCGCCCGGCGAATTCCGCATGTACCAGACGTACAAGGAGCCGGAGATCAGCGTCCTGACGCACGCTTTCTGGATGTCGGAAACCGAAGTCACGCAGGCCCAGTGGCAGGCCGTCATGGGCGAACAGGTGCTGCCCGATAAACGCCTGTTCGCGCAGATCAAAGTCGGCCCGCAATACCCGGTGACGTTCCTCCTTGTCGAAGACGTCGTGAAGTTCTGCGACAAGCTCACCCAGCAGATCAAGGCGGCCGGCAAACTGCCCGACGGTTACCAGTTTGATCTGCCGACCTCGGCGCAGTGGGAATTCGCCTGCCGCAGCGGTTCCAACACGCCGTACTACTACGGCGAAGATGCCGCCCAAATGCCGGACTATGCCTGGTTCTTCGACAATGCAGGCGACCCCCAGGCCGAGCATCGCAATTTCCAGAGCCCGCATGCGCACGCCGTCGGTTTGAAAAAACCCAATGCCTGGGGCCTGTTCGATATGTACGGCAACCTGATGGAGCCGTGCCAGGACGAAAACGGCTTTAACCCTGGCGGAATCGATCCGCTCAAACGCCAGGGCGACGGGCCGCGGATCGTTCGTGGGGGGAACTTTATCACCACGTTCGAAAAAATGAGTCTCCGCTATCACCCCGATCTGTGGCGCGGCGCGGCGACCAAATTCCACGGTTTGCGACTGGTGCTGTCACGTCCCCTGATTCCCTCCAGCGACCGTCCGCCGCAGGTCGCCAGTCTGCCCGCACCCGCCCGGCCGCTTCCTCCCACACCAGAGCCCAACAAACCAGAGACTCCCAGGCCGGAGCCCGTCTGGACGGGCTGGCCTGCGGATGCGCCGCCGGCCGCGGTGTTTCCTTTTGACGCCGACCAGGCGAAGGTCCATCAACAGGACTGGGCCGAGTACGCGCAGCAGCCGATCGTCAAAGTCATTCCGCTGGGGAACGACGAACAGATCACCATGATCCTGATTCCTCCCGGCAAGTTCACCCTGGCGCCCGATGTGCGGCTTCGCCGGCAGGCGGAAATCACGGCCGTCATTACGCAGCCGTTCTGGATCGCCGAGACCGAAGTCACGCAGGGACAGTGGGAAGCCGTGATGGGCCCGCAGAAACTTTCCGAACGCGACGCCGCTAGTATCCGGCATGGCCCCAACTATCCGGCCAGCTGCATTCCCAGCGACGACCTGGTTGCCTTTTATCAGAAGCTCGCCGAGAAAGTCCGCACGCTGGATCTGCTGCCGCCTGGCTATGAAATGGATTTCCCGACCGCCGCGCAGTGGGAGTTTGCCTGCCGGGCCGGCACCAACACCGCCTGGTACTTTGGCGACGATCCGCAATTGCTGCCCGAGCACGCCTGGTTCGGCGAACTGGCTGCCAACCCCGAAGACCTTCATATGACTTTTGGGCGACCCCATGCCCAGAAGGTGAAGCTGAAAAAGCCGAACCCCTGGGGGCTGTACGATCTGCTCGGCAATCTGGCGGAAGCGTGCAAGGACAACGAAGACTATCCGTTCGCCGGCGGTATTGATCCGTTCAACTTCAACACGGGGAAACGCCGGATCTGCAGCGGAGCCAGCTTCAACGACCCGCTGGAAAAGTTCCGCCTGGGCTATCACGAACTGTATCCCGGGCGAAACGGCTCTACGATTTGCGGCCTGCGTCCCGTGATGACGCTGCCGGTTCTCTATCGACGGCCGCCGGCGGAGCCGCCGCTGGAAATCCCCGAGCTGGTGGTCAAGCATCCCGACGGCGGCCGCTCCTGGCCGGAGTCCGCCCCGCCCCGGGCCAGCATGCCTTGCGACGCCCAGCAAGCCCGTCGCCTGCAGGAAGCGTGGGCCGCGTATCTGCAGCAGCCGGTCGAGAAAACGGTTGCCCTGCCGCGGAATGAATCGCTCACGCTCCGGCTGATTCCGCCGGGCGACTTCATGATGGGAGCCGCCCCCGAATCGTTCCAGGCCCGTATCGCGGACCAGTATCCGCAGCACCAGGTCTGGATCACCCGGCCGTTCTATCTGGGCAAATTTGAGATCACGCGGCTCCAGTGGAATTCCGTCATGGTGCACCGCTCCGAAGCCAGGCTAAACGGTGATTACCTTCCGCAAAGCGGCCTGACGATGTCCCAGGTCGAAGACTTCCTGGCAGCGCTCAATCAGCACGCTGCGGGCCAGGGCGTCCGGTTTGTGCTGCCCACCGAAGCCCAGTGGGAATACGCCTGCCGCGCCGGTTCGGCCGACCCCTGGAGTTCGGGCGGCGCCGAGGACGACCTGCTTTCGGTCTGCTGGTATCGTTCGTCGATGATTCCCGGCCGACCCGCCCAGGCGCAAGCGGTCGGCCAGCTGAACGCCAACGCCTTCGGCCTGCACGACATGCACGGCAACCTGGGCGAATGGTGTGCGGATCTCTACGCCCGCGACGCCTACCAGAAGGCGTCCGCCAACGATCCGACCGGCCCGTCGTCCGGCCTGGATTACGTGGTTCGCGGCGGCATGCACCAGGAACCGGCCCTGCTCGTCCGGTCCGCAGCCAGGGCGCACGGGTCGCCCGTTGAAGCCAGCACGCGCATCGGCGTTCGCGTCGCTCTCATTTTCCTGGACGAGTAG